The following are encoded together in the Panicum virgatum strain AP13 chromosome 6K, P.virgatum_v5, whole genome shotgun sequence genome:
- the LOC120639295 gene encoding uncharacterized protein LOC120639295 codes for MVQVKAPSLAGEQAPDLDLVAVVDVSGSMAGPKLEEAKRAVGLVVDSLGARDRLSVVAFSGDARRVVPPTRMSGDGKAAARLAVESLAAGSTTNIRAGLDEAAKVVEECRRDNDAAGVILLSDGIAAIKSGRYKNIITTTDGEPAWVGVGDLYADEERRFLFLFDVRRIGDANRNRTLLCKVRCEYMDAATGQDVSVEPAYNGFDVDAEVLRPLDVAPAMEVERERLRVEAAEDVALAHAAAERGAYAEAARILGARRESAVSRAAAAALSGDAACEALAAELDELRRASGSTG; via the exons ATGGTGCAAGTCAAGGCGCCCTCGCTGGCGGGCGAGCAGGCGCCTGATCTGGACCTCGTCGCGGTGGTCGACGTCAGCGGGAGCATGGCGGGGCCCAAGCTGGAGGAGGCGAAGCGCGCCGTGGGGCTCGTCGTCGACAGCCTCGGCGCCCGCGACCGCCTCAGCGTCGTCGCCTTCTCCGGCGACGCGCGGCGGGTCGTCCCCCCGACGCGCATGTCGGGGGACGGCAAGGCCGCGGCCAGGCTCGCCGTGGAGTCCCTGGCCGCCGGCTCGACGACCAACATCCGAGCCGGTCTCGACGAGGCGGCCAAGGTGGTCGAGGAGTGCCGGCGCGACAACGATGCCGCCGGCGTCATCCTCCTCTCGGACG GCATCGCGGCGATCAAGTCCGGCCGCTACAAGAACATTATCACCACCACCGACGGGGAGCCGGCCTGGGTCGGCGTCGGCGATCTGTACGCGGACGAGGAGAGGCGCTTCCTCTTCCTGTTCGATGTCCGGAGGATCGGCGACGCCAACCGCAACCGCACCCTTCTCTGCAAGGTTCGCTGCGAGTACATGGACGCGGCGACCGGGCAGGATGTTTCCGTGGAACCGGCATACAACGGCTTTGACGTGGACGCCGAGGTGCTGAGGCCCCTCGACGTCGCGCCGGCGATGGAGGTCGAGCGGGAGCgcctccgcgtggaggcggcggaggacgtgGCCCTAGCCCACGCGGCCGCGGAGCGCGGCGCCTACGCCGAGGCCGCGCGGATCCTCGGCGCCCGCCGGGAGTCGGCGGtgagccgggcggcggcggcggcgctgtccgGCGACGCGGCGTGCGAGGCGCTGGCGGCCGAGCTCGACGAGCTGCGGCGGGCGAGCGGGAGTACAGGCTGA
- the LOC120713842 gene encoding uncharacterized protein LOC120713842 yields the protein MDHWLEMKAKMAAGEEEATKTKKRKRVVKRRVPKAPIDHMVAWPFGSGNYLTPAQLAKRSPECRQYYALSTFIDAKLRAYEQALIRQYNALGYAEDEIEVTNSDSEEDATVVQN from the coding sequence ATGGATCACTGGCTGGAGATGAAGGCCAAGATGgcggcaggggaggaggaggcgacgaagacgaagaagaggaagagggtgGTCAAGCGAAGGGTGCCCAAGGCGCCCATCGACCACATGGTGGCTTGGCCGTTCGGGAGCGGCAACTATCTCACTCCTGCTCAGCTGGCAAAGCGTTCTCCCGAATGCCGTCAATACTATGCCCTCTCAACTTTTATCGATGCCAAGCTCCGTGCCTACGAGCAGGCCCTCATCCGCCAGTACAATGCCCTGGGCTATGCGGAGGATGAAATTGAGGTCACTAACTCTGATAGCGAGGAGGATGCCACTGTGGTGCAGAACTAG